The Pontibacter sp. SGAir0037 DNA segment AAGGAGAGTTAGCCAACTAAGAGCCAGTGTGATGTTCTATGGTTCGCGAAGGCACAAAAGTTGAATGTGAATCTGAAAATAAAACTTTTTAGAACTGAAAAAGTAATGCTAGAAGGATAGCGTATGTTAAATAGGTATAAGGTTTACGCTTGCAGCTTCTAAAACAAAAAACCCTTGCCATTTCTGACAAGGGTTTCCAGTGGTGATGAGTGGAATCGAACCACCGACACAAGGATTTTCAGTCCTTTGCTCTACCAACTGAGCTACATCACCAGCTCTGTTGTGTGTCCCTCTTCCGTAAGGGTATGCAAAAGTAGTAACTAACTTTGAAGTTGCAAACATTCTTGCAAAAAATATTTAAAAAAATTGCCTGAGGGCCTTTATTCCTATTATTCTGCTATCTTTAACTTAAAATAGTATGTATAACGAATACTTTTGCCGTGATTCAACTTGAGAATATTATCTTCCTGATTGTGGCTGGTTTAGGTATCGGCCTGTTTGTGTGGCAGATACAGAAAATCAGAAAAAACATCCTGCTGGGGCGCGATCTTGATCTGACAGATAATCCATCGGAGCGCATTAATAAAACTTTATTGGTGGCATTCGGGCAGCAGAAAATGTTTAAGCGCATGCTGCCGGCTTTGCTTCACCTGGTGGTATACATTGGCTTTATTGTTATCAATGTAGAGGTAATCGAAATCCTGATAGATGGCGTTTTTGGAACGCATCGTGTGCTGGGTTTTCTGGGGCCGGTTTACAGTGCCCTGATGTTTATCAACGAAATCTTAGCAGCGCTGGTAATTGTGGCGTGTGCCATGTTTCTGTGGAGGCGCAATGTAACCAAAGTGCCGCGCCTGGCGAAAGGGGTTGAAATGCGTGCCTGGCCGAAAATGGATGCTAATACTATTCTGGTAATAGAAATCGTGCTGATGCTGGCACTCTTTACCTTTAATATTGCAGGCTTAAAGCTGGTAGAGTTGCAGGGTGGAGAAGCCGCAGGAGTATACCCGATTAGCCAATCCTTGATTAACCTGTTTGGCGATAACCCGCAAACACTGCACCTGATCGAACGTGTGGGCTGGTGGCTACACATTATAGGTATCTTGGCATTTATGAATTACTTGCCAAGCTCCAAGCACTTCCATATTATTATGGCCTTCCCGAATGTATACTACTCTAAGCTGCTGCCCCGAGGCAAGTTTACTACAAACCCGGCTATTACACATGAAATAAAGGCTATGCTGGACCCGAGTTACCAGCCACCTGCTCCGGAAACCGATGCAGAAGGTAACCCTGTAATCCAGCGCTTCGGAGCTAAGGACGTGGAAGATCTCACCTGGAAGCAGCTCATGGATGCTTATACCTGTACGGAATGCGGCCGCTGTACCTCTGTATGCCCGGCCAATATTACAGGCAAACTTCTTTCGCCTCGTAAGATTGTAATGGATACCCGCGACAGAATGGAAGAAAAGGGTGAATCGCCTGTTATCTATGATCCTGCCCGATATGGAAAGGATGAGGGGACTGAGCGTGTAAAGGTAACAGAAGAAAATACTTTGTTGCGTGGCTATATTACACCGGAAGAACTTTGGGCCTGCACTACTTGTAATGCCTGCACCGAGTCCTGCCCGGTCAATATAGATCAGGTTTCTACCATCATGGACCTGCGCCGTTACCTGGTGCTGGAAGAATCAGCTGCTCCGGCCTCGCTTAACGCCATGTTCACCAACATAGAAAACAATGGTGCACCTTGGGCTTTCCCGGCTGCCGACCGCTTTAACTGGGCAGAAGATATTTATGTGCCTTCAAAAAATTAGATACAAGATATAAGATACAAGACAACATAATATTAGGAGAAAAGTCTTATGTCCTGCGTCTTGTGTCCTTTCAAATAAATCAGATGGAAGAAAATAAACGATTAGTAAAAGTGCCTACTATGGCCGAAATGGCTGCAAATGGCGAAGAACCGGAAATACTGTTTTGGGTTGGTTGTGCGGGCTCTTTTGATGACCGCTACAAGCGTGTAACCCGTGCCTTTGTGCAGATACTGGAGCATGTGGGGGTTAAGTATGCCGTTTTAGGCACTGAAGAGAGCTGCACCGGCGATCCTGCCAAGCGTGCCGGAAATGAGTTCCTGTTTCAGATGCAGGCCATCACAAACATAGAGGTACTGAATGCTTACAATGTAAAAAAAATAGTTACGGCTTGTCCGCACTGCTTTAACACCCTGAAAAACGAGTATCCTGATCTTGGCGGTAACTATGAGGTGATCCATCACTCTACTTTCCTGCAGCAGTTGATCAACGATGGCAAGGTAAGGGTGCAGGGCGGCGAGGCATTTAAAGGCAAGCGCATTACCTTTCACGACTCCTGCTACTTGGGCCGGGCCAACGATATTTATGAAGCACCGCGTGAGGTGCTGGCGGCATTGGATGCCGACCTGGTGGAAATGAGACGCGTTAGAGCAAACGGGCTTTGCTGTGGTGCTGGCGGTGCGCAAATGTTTAAAGAGCCGGAGCCGGGCAGTAAAGACGTAAACATTGAACGCACCGAAGAAGCTTTGGCAACGCTGGGGGCAGGCAATGGAGTTATTGCTACAGCCTGTCCCTTCTGCATGGTGATGATGAATGACGGGGTGAAGAACAAGGAGCAGGAAGAAAACGTTAAAGTGTTCGATATTGCCGAACTTGTCGCACAGGCTGAAGGATTAAGCCGATAATTTTATAGTATATTATTCGTTATTTTATGTCCGGGATACTCAGGAATACTGAATACCCGGTATAGTTAGTAAAGAATAATCCATTATTACGAGTAAACAAAACCATGTATATTCCGTTTGACCAATTGCCTGCGCAAGCCAGGTTGTGGATATATCAGGCCAGCAGGCCTTTAACTGCAGAAGAACAGAACGAAATAAAACCTCTTTTAGAACGTTTTGCTACTGATTGGAGCAGCCACGGTAAAGGTTTGGAAGCATCGGCAGAACTGCTCCACAACCAATTCCTGGTGCTGGCTAATAATGAAAGCACTACTGCTGCCAGCGGCTGCTCCATTGATAAGTCGGTAAATTTTGTGCGGGAAATGGAGCAAAAGTTTCAGGTGTCATTTTTCGACAGAACACAACTTGCCTTTTTAAATGGAGAAGAGGTGCAACTAGTAGGCCTGAACGAGCTGAAAAATAAAGTTGCGGCAGGTGAAATAGATGAAAATTCATTATACTTTGATACATTAGTAAATAATTATGGTGAGTTGCAAGCGCAATGGCCTAAGCCTGCCCGTGCTAGCTGGCTCTCCAGGTACTTCTGAACCTGCTAACTCTTATTATACTTTGTTCATGCATCAACCGCTACAACTAAAGCATACCTGTTTGTTTTTGTTTATCCTGCTAATGCTGGGTTCCTGTGCTGGTAATCTGGGTAAAGGTGATAAACGATTTGAGCAGGAGCAATACGAGCGTGCCATTCAGTTTTACCAGCAGGCTCTCAAGAATGCAGGTAATCCTGGCGAAATCAACTATAGAATAGCAGAGTCGTACCGCATGTCTAACCGGCTGGGAGAGGCAGAGCAGTACTATAGGGCGGCACTGGATGCTAACGTAAAAAGAGAAAGTATCTACTATTACTATGGCCTGGCTTTAAAAGCAAACGGCAAATACCAGGAGGCCCAGAGGCAGCTGCAGAGTTTTGTGGGAGTCGCTTCCAATGGACAGCTAAAAACGCTTGCTCAGAAAGAGCTGGATAACCTGAAAGAGATTAGCAGAATTTTAGCCACGAACAACGGCTTTGAAGTGCAGCACCTGGACACACTAAACACAGCTGCATCTGAGTTCTCTCCTTACGTTTTAAATGATCAGTTCTTCTTTTCATCAACCCGTGGCTCCGGCAAGGTATACATGGGTAACGGCGAAGGCTTCCTGAATATCTTCTCGACCAGGTTTACGAACTCAAACGACAGTCTGGGTATGAATATAAGTAAGCTGGCAGGAGTAAACTCAGACGATTTGCACGATGCCATGGCTACTTTTACTCCCGACGGGCGCACCATGGTTTTCGCCAGAGGCAATGAAGGAACAAAAAAAGGACGTGAACAGGTTGATCTGTTTATTTCTACGTTTGGTTCGAACGGGTGGTCCGAGCCAAGAATTCTAAGTATAAGCGATCCCCGTGCCTGGGACTCTTCTCCTGCCTTCTCGCCTGACGGTAAAACACTCTATTTTGCCTCTAACCGCAGAGGGAGCCTGGGCGGCCACGATATTTATAGCGCAGCTATAGATGCCAGCGGGCGGTTCTCAACACCTGTGAACTTAGGGCCAGGCATCAACACTCCAGGAAACGAAAGTTTTGTTTATGTTTCACCTGATGGCACCCTCTACATTGCTTCAGATGGATTGCCCGGCCTCGGAGGTTTAGATCTCTTCCGTATCGAAGAAGGCAAGCCTGTTAACCTGGGCTCAACCATGAACTCCAGCGGCGACGACTTTGGTATCTTTTTTAAAGATGGTGTTTCTGGTTACTTCTCTTCTAACCGGGAGGGCGGTAAAGGAGGCGACGATATCTATGCCTTCAATAAAACAGATCGCAAACAAGTCATTTTCTTTGTGGATGGTACCATTTTTCAGCGTAGAGACGGCTCACAGCAACAATCAGTAGTCCCTAATACAAGAGTAGTATTACAGAGTGAGCGGAACCAGGTAATCAGCGACACAACTTCTGATGCGGCAGGCAAATTTACCTTTGCGCTTGATTCGGCTTCTACCTACTTTTTAGTAGCTGAAAAAGAAGGGTTCTTTACAGCACGTCAGCGTATTACCACGGTAGGCAAAATGCCTGCACAGGAAGAACTAACTGAACCTTTAACAGAAATTCGTTTAACGGCTACTCTTGTACTGAACCAAATCGTAAAAGAAAAACCAATAGTGCTGGAAAATATCTATTACGATTTAGATAAAGCCGACATCCGACCTGATGCTGCCGCTGAACTGGATAAACTGGTACAGATCTTAGTGGATAATCCGCGCATTTCTATTGAGCTCAGCTCACATACCGACGTTAGAGGCTCCGATGCGTATAACCTGGATTTATCGCAGCGCCGGGCTGAGTCGGCTGTGCAGTATATTATTTCGCAGGGTATAGATCCAGCACGATTAACAGCCAGAGGATACGGCGAAACACGGCTTGTTGTAAAAAATGCCACAACGGAGGAGCAGCACCAACGAAACCGACGTACAGAATTTAAAGTAGTTCGCATACAGGAGTAGTTCTTAATGAAGGACTCCATGACAAAGGACATTTTATTTTTGTAGTCGGGAAAATAAAAAATTTTTGAAACACGCTGGGGCTATAGGAGCAAGTGCAACTATAGCCCCAGCGTGTTTTAAGTATACTAAGCTCTGAATTTCCCTCTCTAACTTTTAACTTTCTAAATTTTTAAGTCTCTAACTCCACCTGCTTTTCTTAAATTTGTAGGGACAGCAACTTGAGCTATGGAAAATAGATATTTACAACGCGGTGTATCTGCTTCGAAAGAAGATGTACATAATGCCATCAAAAACATTGACAAAGGCCTCTTCCCGAAAGCGTTTTGCAAAATTATACCGGATATACTTACTGGCGATCCTGATTACTGTGCCATAATGCATGCCGACGGAGCAGGCACAAAATCTTCTCTGGCGTACATGTACTGGAAAGAAACAGGCGACTTAAGTGTCTGGAAAGGCATCGCCCAGGATGCAGTAGTCATGAACACAGACGACCTGTTGTGTGTGGGGGCTACCGATAACATACTGCTGTCATCCACCATTGGTCGCAACAAACACCATATTCCTGGTGAGGTAATAGCAGCCATTATAAATGGCACAGAGGAAGTGCTGCAGATGCTCCGCGATAGCGGTATCGGTATTTATAGTACAGGCGGGGAAACAGCCG contains these protein-coding regions:
- a CDS encoding (Fe-S)-binding protein, with translation MIQLENIIFLIVAGLGIGLFVWQIQKIRKNILLGRDLDLTDNPSERINKTLLVAFGQQKMFKRMLPALLHLVVYIGFIVINVEVIEILIDGVFGTHRVLGFLGPVYSALMFINEILAALVIVACAMFLWRRNVTKVPRLAKGVEMRAWPKMDANTILVIEIVLMLALFTFNIAGLKLVELQGGEAAGVYPISQSLINLFGDNPQTLHLIERVGWWLHIIGILAFMNYLPSSKHFHIIMAFPNVYYSKLLPRGKFTTNPAITHEIKAMLDPSYQPPAPETDAEGNPVIQRFGAKDVEDLTWKQLMDAYTCTECGRCTSVCPANITGKLLSPRKIVMDTRDRMEEKGESPVIYDPARYGKDEGTERVKVTEENTLLRGYITPEELWACTTCNACTESCPVNIDQVSTIMDLRRYLVLEESAAPASLNAMFTNIENNGAPWAFPAADRFNWAEDIYVPSKN
- a CDS encoding (Fe-S)-binding protein; amino-acid sequence: MEENKRLVKVPTMAEMAANGEEPEILFWVGCAGSFDDRYKRVTRAFVQILEHVGVKYAVLGTEESCTGDPAKRAGNEFLFQMQAITNIEVLNAYNVKKIVTACPHCFNTLKNEYPDLGGNYEVIHHSTFLQQLINDGKVRVQGGEAFKGKRITFHDSCYLGRANDIYEAPREVLAALDADLVEMRRVRANGLCCGAGGAQMFKEPEPGSKDVNIERTEEALATLGAGNGVIATACPFCMVMMNDGVKNKEQEENVKVFDIAELVAQAEGLSR
- a CDS encoding OmpA family protein, yielding MFLFILLMLGSCAGNLGKGDKRFEQEQYERAIQFYQQALKNAGNPGEINYRIAESYRMSNRLGEAEQYYRAALDANVKRESIYYYYGLALKANGKYQEAQRQLQSFVGVASNGQLKTLAQKELDNLKEISRILATNNGFEVQHLDTLNTAASEFSPYVLNDQFFFSSTRGSGKVYMGNGEGFLNIFSTRFTNSNDSLGMNISKLAGVNSDDLHDAMATFTPDGRTMVFARGNEGTKKGREQVDLFISTFGSNGWSEPRILSISDPRAWDSSPAFSPDGKTLYFASNRRGSLGGHDIYSAAIDASGRFSTPVNLGPGINTPGNESFVYVSPDGTLYIASDGLPGLGGLDLFRIEEGKPVNLGSTMNSSGDDFGIFFKDGVSGYFSSNREGGKGGDDIYAFNKTDRKQVIFFVDGTIFQRRDGSQQQSVVPNTRVVLQSERNQVISDTTSDAAGKFTFALDSASTYFLVAEKEGFFTARQRITTVGKMPAQEELTEPLTEIRLTATLVLNQIVKEKPIVLENIYYDLDKADIRPDAAAELDKLVQILVDNPRISIELSSHTDVRGSDAYNLDLSQRRAESAVQYIISQGIDPARLTARGYGETRLVVKNATTEEQHQRNRRTEFKVVRIQE